CTCCGGCGTGGGTACCCGGGCCCCCTCCGATTGTCCTACCAACTCGAGGAGGCGCCGGGAGTCCTGGACGGCGAAGGCGGCCTCGTCGTTGTTGAAGTAGACGTAGACATCCCGCCCTTCTCGAAGCCACCCGCCGATCTGCCGCGCGTCTTCCTTCAGCCTCCTGGTCGGGTAGGAGCCGCCGTAGCGGACGCTGGTTCCGTGCCGCCGGACGTAGACGAAATCGGCGGTCACCGGTCCTTCGACCGGGCACTCGGCCCAATCGGCCAGGCAGAGCGCGACCCCGGCTGTCGCGAGGCGGTCGGTCGCCTGGCGCTCAAGCCACGAGGGGTGGCGGACCTCGAGCACGGCCCGGAGGCCCTGGACAAAGCGCTGGCGGGCCAGGGCGTCGAGGAAGTGATCGAGCCGGAGGAGGTCGGCGTGGAAGTTGCCGGGGAGCTGAAAGAGCACGGGCCCGAGCGCATGCTCGAGCAGTCGCGCGCGCGCCAGGAACGTTCCGAGCGGCTCCTCCGGATCCTTCAGCCGCTTGATGTGGGTGATGTAGCGGCTGGCCTTCACCGCGCAGACGAATCCCTTCGGTACCGCGTCGCGCCACGCGCGAAACGTCTTCGCCTCCGGCAGCCGGTAGAAGGGGTTGTTCAACTCTACGGTCGCGAAGCACCCCGCGTAGAAGCGGAGCCACTCGCGCTGCGCGAGGCGCTCGGGGTAGAAGAGGCCCCGCCAGTGGGGATAGGCGTAGCCGCTGGTGCCGATGAAGACGCGGCCGGCCATCTCACTCCCTGAGCGCGCCGGCCAGGAGCCCGCGGACCAGATAGCGCTGGAGGCCCACGACGATGACGATCGGCGGGAGGCTCGCCAGGATCGAGGCGGCCGCGATGTCGCCCCACGGGACCTCGAACACGCCGGGGAAGAGCGCCAGGGCCACGGGCACGGTCCGGCTCGCCTCGGTCGCGGTGAAGGTGTAGGCGAAGAGGAACTCGTTCCAGCTCAAGAGGAACGTCAGCAGAGCCGCCGAGGCGACACCGGGAGCCGCGAGCGGCAGGACGATCGAGCGAAGCACCTGGAAGCGGCTCGCCCCGTCGAGGAAGGCGGCCTCCTCGAGCTCTTCCGGGACTTCGCGGAGGAAGCCGGTCAGCAGCCAGAGGATCAGGGGGAGGGCGAAGGAGGTGTGGGCCAGGATCAGCGCGCCCCAGGTGTCACGGAGGCCGAGGGTGCGCAGCAGGAGGTAGAACGGGCCGACGGTCGCGATCGGGGGAAAGGCCGTGCTCGCGATGACCCCGAGGAGGAGCGGCGCTTTTCCGGGGATCGGGAGTCGCGCCAGGGCGTAGGCACCGAAGAGGCCGAGGACGAGCGCCAGGAGCGTCGTGAGAGCGGCGACGCCCAGGCTGTTCGCGAGGGCGCGCGGGATCAGGCTCTGCTCGAGCACGGCTTGATAGTGCGCGAGCGTTGGGTACGAGGGCAGGAGGGGCGGAAGCACGAGAAGCTCCCCCTCGGGCTTGAAGGACGTCAGAAGCTGCCAGAAGAACGGGATCGCATAGACCGCGAGAAGGCCGAGGACGCCGGCGTCCCGAAGCAGCCGCTTCACGCTGTGAGCCCCTCGCGGCGAAGGATGCGGAGATAGGCCCAGGCGACGAGCATGACCAGGGCGGCCGCCACGACGGCGACGGCCGAGCCAAAGCCGAGCTGGAGCGTCTGGAAGAGGTTCCGGTAGGCATAGACGCTGAGCGTCTCTGTCGTGCCGGCTGGACCGCCGCCGGTCAGGACGAACATCAGGTCGAAAGCCCGAAGCGCGTCGAGGGAGCGGAAGAGGAGGCCGATGAGGAGGACCTGGCTGAGCAGGGGGAGTGTGATCCGTCGGAACATCGCGAGCTGGCCCGCGCCGTCGACCTGGGCCGCCTCGTACAGCTCCGGGGCGATCGTGGTGAGCCGCGCGTAGCAGATGAGCGCGACGAAGGGCATCGTCCGCCAGACATCGGCCAGGATGACGCCCGGGAGCGCCAGGACCGGGTCGCCGAGCCAGTTCAGGGGATGACCGCCGAGGAGGAAGTTGGCCAGGCCGGCCGCCGGATGATAGAGCCACTCAAAGAGCCTCGCGGTGACCACGGAGGGAAGCGCCCAGGCCAGGAGGAGGAGCGACAGCCCGAGGCGACGGCCGGTCCGCTGGGCCCGGAGGGCCAGCGCGACGAGGAGGCCCAGCCCGAGCTCGAGGCCGACCGACACTGTCGTGAAAGCAAAAGTGATCCACGCCGCGTTCGAAAAGCGCGGGTCCTCAGCCAGGAACGCGTAGTGGGCGACCCCGGCGAAGCGCGCGATGCCGAACACCGGCATCCGGTGCTGGAGCGAGAACCAGAGCACCGAGGCCACCGGGTAGACCGTCAACGCTACGAGGACGGCCAGCGCCGGAGCCAGGAGGAGGAATCCCGTTCGCCGGTCGGCCCGGCGGCGCGGCGTCATCGGATCCCTCGAAGGAAGTGGTCGAGGCGCCGGCGCGCGTCGGCGACGGCCTCGCCCGGAGTCTTGATGCCGACGAGCACCGCGGAAAGCTCGGGCTGGAGCGTCGTGGACAGCACGAGGTAGTACGGCGTGACCGGTCGAGGCCGGGCAGCGGCCGCCAGCGAGTAAATCCGGGGCAGATTCGGACGGGTCCTGACCAGGGCCGCGTCGTGGTAGAGCGCGGTGCGGGTCGGGTTGAGCGCCACCCCGGTCGCCAGGGCCTTCTGGGCGGCTTCGCCCGCCAGGAAGCGGACCAGCGCGACGGCGGCCTCGGACTGCTTGGTGTAGCGGTACACGCCGAGGTGGGCGCCGCCGGTCGCACCGGCACGCTCGGCACCGCGCGCGTGACGGGGCAGCGATGCCATCCCGACCTTGCCTCGGACCGGCGAGTCCGCCAGCTCGAAGAGATCCATGGCGTACGGCCAGTTCCTGAGGAAGATGGCGTGCCCGTTTCCGAACGCGCGCCGCGTCAGCTCCTCGTCCGCGGCGGTGACCCACGGCGGGCTGATGCCGTGGTCGATCAGGCCGCGGAGGAACGCCAGGACTTCGCGGGCGCGCTCGGGCTCGGGGAAGATCGTCCCGTCGTCGCCGAGGAGACGCGTTCCGTTTGCCCAGAGCCCCTCCAGGACGTTCACCACGAGGCCCTCGTACTGCTTCCCCTGCCAGAGAAAGCCGTCCAGGCGCGGGTCGCGCTCCGCGGCGCGGATCCGCCTGGCCTGGGCCACCAGCTCGTCGTACGTTTCCGGGGGCTCCAACCCGTGCTTGGCGAGGAGGTCGGCGCGGTAGTAGAGCAGCCCGACGTTCATGATCCAGGGGAGGGCCCAGACGCGGCCATCGAAGCGCGCTGCGGTGGCCGCGGCGGGAAAGTGCGGCGCCAGCTCGTCGGGGGCGAGGTGCGGAGTGAGGTCGAGCAGCCACCCCGCACGAGCGAACTCGGCGACCCAGATGACGTCCAGCATCATGACGTCGAAGCCGGGGTTGCCCCCTTCGAGGTTCACGACGTAGAACTGGTGCTGCTCATCGGTGCTCCAGGGGAGTGCTTCGCTCCTCACGCGGACGCCCGGATGCCAGGTTTCGAACTCGCGCAGGACCGCGGGGAGCGGGTCCGACGGGCCGAGGATCCGCGCGTGCTTGAAGACCAGCGTGACGGGACCGGCGCGCGGGGCGGGCTCGCCGCAGCCGGCCAGGAGAAGGCATCCGAGCATGAGCCCGGCTCGGATCAAGGGATGCGCGAGCGGAGCGAGCATCCTTAGCGGACACGACCCTCGCACTGAGGGTCGGCTTCGCCGACCCGCTCGGGTGCCCGCTAAGGAACGCGTCCTACGGACGCAGTATCTTGCCAATCTATGCTGCCGACCCTCAGTGCGAGGGGCGGGACTTGCGGGCCCAGTCCAGGAGCTTCTTGACGGGAAGCGTGTTCACGACCTGCGCGGGGCGGATCCAGGCGCGCCGGGCCGTGGCAACTCCCAGTGCCATGTTGGTCAGGTTCTCGAGGTAGTGGGTGTCGGTATTGATGACGATCGGGACGCCGACCTCGGCTGCGCGGCGGGCGTGAACGTCCTTCAGGTCGAGCCGCTGCCAGGAGGAGTTGATCTCGACGGCCTTGCCGTGCCTCCTGGCTGCGGCGAACACCTGCTCGAGGTCCACGTCGTAGGGGTCGCGCTCGCCGATCAGGCGCCCGGTCGGGTGGACGAGGATATTGACGTAGGGGTTCTCGAGCGCGCGGACGATCCGGGCCGTCATCTCGGCGCGGGCCTGCTTGAACCGGGAGTGGACGGCGGCCAGCACGATGTCCAGCTCCTCGAGGAGGTCGTCGGGGAAGTCCATCCGCCCGTCCGCCAGGATGTCGCACTCGCTGCCGGCCAGGATCCGGATCCGGTGCTTCTTCTGGAGCTCGCGGATCTTCCTGAGCTGGTCGCGGAGCTCGTCGGGCGTGAGCCCGCCGGCCACGGTCGCCGACTTCGAGTGGTCGGAGACGATGATGTAGTCGTAGCCGCGCGCCTCGGCCGCCTCGATCAGCTTCTCGAGCGGATGATGGCCGTCCGACCAGTCGGTGTGGGCGTGGAGGTCGCCGCGGATCGCGCCGAGCTCGATGAGCTCCGGGAGGTTCCCGCCGAGCGCCGCCTCGATCTCTCCGGTGTTCTCCCTGAGCTCGGGGACGATCCACGGCAGGCCGACGGCGCGATAGACCTCTTCCTCGGCCGCCCCCGCGATCCGCTTGCCGGTCTTCTCGTCGAAGACGCCGTACTCGCTGACCTTGAGCCGTTTGCGCGAGGCGATCTCCCGCACCCGGACGTTGTGGTCCTTCGAGCCGGTAAAGTACTGGAGCGCGGCGCCGAAGGCCTCGGGCTCCACCACGCGGAGGTCCACCTGGATCCCCTCCTGGTGGCGGATCGACGCCTTCGTGTCGCCGTGGGCCAGGATGTCCTGGGCCGACGGCAGCCCGACGAAGGTGCCGATGACCCGGGCAGGGTTGGTGGAGGTGACCAGGATGTCAATGTCGCCGACGGTCTCCTTCATCCTGCGCACGGAGCCCGCCACCTCGATCCGGTCCACGCCGCCGTGCGCCGTCAGCGTCTCGACCAGCGAGCCCGCCAGCGTCAGGGCCTTCCCGAGGGGCATGCGGACCTGGCCCGCCTTCCACGTGGCGATCGCCTTTCGGATGTTCTCCCGGCTCTTTTCGCGGATGCCGGGGACGGTGAGGATGTCGCCCGACTGCGTCGCCTGTTCGAGCTTCTCGACGCTGTCGATCCCGAGCCTGTCGAGGAGAAGCTTCGCCGTCTTGGGCCCGAGGCCGCGGACCTCCAGGAGGGCGAGGAGGCCGCGCGGGACCTCCTTCCGCATCGCCTCCAGATCGGCGATCGCGCCGGTGCGCAGGTACTCGGTGATCTTGGCCGCGAGGTCGCGCCCCACGCCCGGGATCTTCTCCAGCTCCCCGCGCGCGGCGACCGCGGCGATGTCCTCGGCGTGGGACTCGAGATTCTGGGCGGCGCGCGCGTAGGCGCGAACGCGGAACACATTCTCGCCGTTGATCTCCAGGAGATCGGCCATCTCGTAGAAGAGCTTGGCCAGCTCGAAGTTCTTCATCCCGGCGCCATCTTACCACGGAGCGAGTGGGGGCGGGAGGCGACCGGCTATTGATGGCTGGCGGTGCCTGTGATAATTAGGTGGCGGAGGAGGGGGATTTCCTGCGGCCGTATGATCGCCGAGTGGGCGTGGGAGCTGGTCGAGCCGTACCTGAAGAAGAACCTGGCCGGCCGCGGCGTCGAGCGGCCGACGCGGAGGCAGCTCCTGGAGGAGTTCGCCCGCGTGTGGCCCGAGTTCACCGCGACGATCCTGGTCCAGGAACCGTGGATGAGGACGATCCGGTTCAAGCGGCTCGTCAGGCTCCGCGCCGCCGAGCTGGGCGCGTTCCTCGACGAGCCGACGGCGTTCATCGCCGGACGCTTCGGCGGCGGCAAGTTCAAGGTGAACCTCCACCACGGGATGCACTTCGTCAACACCAAGAACTTCAAGCCGGAGGGTC
The sequence above is a segment of the Candidatus Rokuibacteriota bacterium genome. Coding sequences within it:
- a CDS encoding DUF72 domain-containing protein, yielding MAGRVFIGTSGYAYPHWRGLFYPERLAQREWLRFYAGCFATVELNNPFYRLPEAKTFRAWRDAVPKGFVCAVKASRYITHIKRLKDPEEPLGTFLARARLLEHALGPVLFQLPGNFHADLLRLDHFLDALARQRFVQGLRAVLEVRHPSWLERQATDRLATAGVALCLADWAECPVEGPVTADFVYVRRHGTSVRYGGSYPTRRLKEDARQIGGWLREGRDVYVYFNNDEAAFAVQDSRRLLELVGQSEGARVPTPE
- a CDS encoding carbohydrate ABC transporter permease, translating into MKRLLRDAGVLGLLAVYAIPFFWQLLTSFKPEGELLVLPPLLPSYPTLAHYQAVLEQSLIPRALANSLGVAALTTLLALVLGLFGAYALARLPIPGKAPLLLGVIASTAFPPIATVGPFYLLLRTLGLRDTWGALILAHTSFALPLILWLLTGFLREVPEELEEAAFLDGASRFQVLRSIVLPLAAPGVASAALLTFLLSWNEFLFAYTFTATEASRTVPVALALFPGVFEVPWGDIAAASILASLPPIVIVVGLQRYLVRGLLAGALRE
- a CDS encoding sugar ABC transporter permease, which produces MTPRRRADRRTGFLLLAPALAVLVALTVYPVASVLWFSLQHRMPVFGIARFAGVAHYAFLAEDPRFSNAAWITFAFTTVSVGLELGLGLLVALALRAQRTGRRLGLSLLLLAWALPSVVTARLFEWLYHPAAGLANFLLGGHPLNWLGDPVLALPGVILADVWRTMPFVALICYARLTTIAPELYEAAQVDGAGQLAMFRRITLPLLSQVLLIGLLFRSLDALRAFDLMFVLTGGGPAGTTETLSVYAYRNLFQTLQLGFGSAVAVVAAALVMLVAWAYLRILRREGLTA
- a CDS encoding ABC transporter substrate-binding protein, with protein sequence MLGCLLLAGCGEPAPRAGPVTLVFKHARILGPSDPLPAVLREFETWHPGVRVRSEALPWSTDEQHQFYVVNLEGGNPGFDVMMLDVIWVAEFARAGWLLDLTPHLAPDELAPHFPAAATAARFDGRVWALPWIMNVGLLYYRADLLAKHGLEPPETYDELVAQARRIRAAERDPRLDGFLWQGKQYEGLVVNVLEGLWANGTRLLGDDGTIFPEPERAREVLAFLRGLIDHGISPPWVTAADEELTRRAFGNGHAIFLRNWPYAMDLFELADSPVRGKVGMASLPRHARGAERAGATGGAHLGVYRYTKQSEAAVALVRFLAGEAAQKALATGVALNPTRTALYHDAALVRTRPNLPRIYSLAAAARPRPVTPYYLVLSTTLQPELSAVLVGIKTPGEAVADARRRLDHFLRGIR
- the polX gene encoding DNA polymerase/3'-5' exonuclease PolX: MKNFELAKLFYEMADLLEINGENVFRVRAYARAAQNLESHAEDIAAVAARGELEKIPGVGRDLAAKITEYLRTGAIADLEAMRKEVPRGLLALLEVRGLGPKTAKLLLDRLGIDSVEKLEQATQSGDILTVPGIREKSRENIRKAIATWKAGQVRMPLGKALTLAGSLVETLTAHGGVDRIEVAGSVRRMKETVGDIDILVTSTNPARVIGTFVGLPSAQDILAHGDTKASIRHQEGIQVDLRVVEPEAFGAALQYFTGSKDHNVRVREIASRKRLKVSEYGVFDEKTGKRIAGAAEEEVYRAVGLPWIVPELRENTGEIEAALGGNLPELIELGAIRGDLHAHTDWSDGHHPLEKLIEAAEARGYDYIIVSDHSKSATVAGGLTPDELRDQLRKIRELQKKHRIRILAGSECDILADGRMDFPDDLLEELDIVLAAVHSRFKQARAEMTARIVRALENPYVNILVHPTGRLIGERDPYDVDLEQVFAAARRHGKAVEINSSWQRLDLKDVHARRAAEVGVPIVINTDTHYLENLTNMALGVATARRAWIRPAQVVNTLPVKKLLDWARKSRPSH